The following are encoded in a window of Bos indicus isolate NIAB-ARS_2022 breed Sahiwal x Tharparkar chromosome 7, NIAB-ARS_B.indTharparkar_mat_pri_1.0, whole genome shotgun sequence genomic DNA:
- the LOC139183970 gene encoding basic proline-rich protein-like encodes MTSGGSGGGLAAEGPGAPAGGAAVAPGPPPQPGPSGKPPPGSVSAGPAQACTPVNLAGSAYSNARAGSEPLPVRDIRGPHPPCSPKNKAGRRPAPGPPTVRCQEARHPCPSDPQPASPPHRGISARPPPGGPQLAWDFWVCPLWSGGLVLRGPLSGKARHREAARASPPPFPSRRNNGGPGCRGRGARPPAASRCARGLRRVPLPPRPAAPPPRGRPPPRSRPGPARRPRSPRFGAAALFPPLLSKTRPEKPPEPRGAGTGNCILAAPGLGGGSPGRGQGEGTAGLRRRLEPAAAASHPPARLSVSVTCPRSPPPPPPPTSRLLPGGGSSRGRVCPEASRQAHQDVSAQKAKLQQAQEGGYSLGSPPEAFGVQPYSDPFEEALRPAKLPTASSRGQQTPEPSGCRSALALNSLFLLAAEDSA; translated from the exons ATGACAAGCGGGGGCAGCGGCGGGGGGCTGGCTGCGGAGGGCCCCGGGGCTCCGGCAGGCGGCGCCGCTGTCGCCCCTGGCCCGCCGCCGCAGCCAGGCCCGAGCGGGAAGCCCCCGCCGGGATCCGTCTCCGCAGGGCCCGCACAGGCCTGCACGCCCGTGAACTTGGCCGGGAGCGCCTACTCGAACGCGCGCGCCGGCTCAGAGCCTCTCCCGGTCCGGGATATCCGAGGCCCCCATCCGCCCTGCTCCCCCAAGAACAAAGCTGGCCGCCGCCCGGCTCCAGGGCCTCCTACGGTCAGGTGTCAGGAGGCCCGGCACCCATGCCCCTCCGACCCTCAGCCTGCGTCCCCTCCCCACAGGGGCATCTCGGCCCGCCCTCCCCCCGGCGGCCCCCAGCTGGCCTGGGACTTCTGGGTCTGTCCCCTCTGGAGTGGGGGTCTGGTCCTCCGGGGGCCCCTCTCGGGGAAAGCGAGACACAGAGAAGCCGCCAGGGCCTCCCCGCCCCCCTTCCCCAGCCGCCGCAACAATGGAGGGCCGGGCTGCAGAGGCCGGGGCGCCCGCCCCCCGGCCGCGAGCAGGTGCGCGAGGGGGCTGCGGCGGGTCCCGctgccgccccgccccgccgcgcccCCTCCCCGCGGGCGGCCCCCGCCCCGCTCGCGCCCCGGGCCCGCCCGGCGCCCGCGCTCACCTCGTTTTGGGGCCGCCGCCTTGTTTCCCCCTCTTCTGTCCAAAACCCGCCCGGAAAAGCCCCCCGAGCCGCGAGGCGCCGGCACGGGAAATTGCATTTTGGCGGCTCCGGGGCTGGGCGGGGGCTCCCCAGGCCgcgggcagggggaggggaccGCGGGGCTCCGGCGCCGGCTCGAACCCGCGGCCGCCGCCTCCCACCCGCCCGCCCGCCTGTCTGTCTCGGTGACGTGCCCGCGCTCCCCGCCGCCaccgccccctcccacctcccggcTCCTGCCGGGCGGTGGGTCCAGCCGCGGCCGTGTGTGCCCCGAGGCCTCCCGCCAGGCGCACCAGGAT gTCTCAGCCCAGAAAGCCAAGCTCCAGCAGGCCCAGGAGGGTGGATATTCCCTTGGGAGTCCCCCAGAGGCCTTTGGGGTTCAGCCCTACTCT GATCCTTTTGAAGAAGCACTCAGGCCCGCTAAACTTCCCACAGCCAGCAGCAGGGGGCAGCAGACTCCAGAGCCCTCGGGCTGCCGGAGTGCGCTGGCTCTCAATTCCCTCTTCCTCCTAGCCGCTGAGGACTCTGCATAG